A single region of the Lotus japonicus ecotype B-129 chromosome 4, LjGifu_v1.2 genome encodes:
- the LOC130712160 gene encoding KH domain-containing protein HEN4, with amino-acid sequence FVVKSNFPSSPPRNQRNLTTLPPTWMADPTHFNGPSNGPTQVTFRLLCHASRVGSLIGKAGVVIKSLQQATAARIRIDDAPPDSPDRVIRIISKLDGGEALLRVFEKVLDVAAEADEFDVLDRVVCCRLLSDPAQVGAVIGKGGKVVEKIRAETGCKIRVFSDKLPAGTKPSDEIIEIQGKVSSVKKALVAVASRIEECLPFDRTKTTASRPYEGFQHGTFDVPTETCTDKHIDHRQQKSSTLPDLSSRYNGNAYGVNSLSAEVNRVSALDPRALQKEVTFRILCSNDRVGAVIGKGGSTIRALQNETGANISIAPPVVECEDRLITITALENPESRYPSPAQKAVVLVFSRSVEAGFDRGVDFGSKKESSVTARLVIQSNQVGCLIGKGGAIVSEMRKATGTMIRVIANNQFPKCTTDNDQLVQISGQFLNVQDALYNATGRLRDNLFVSTQNNGGSKSLSSHSLRSLSQSMDHLSLSQNSNHPSSPWSWTPKSAGAINSRGSNDVGRGLTPQNGDLELVSGSKTAIVSKTAIVTNTTVEIMVSNDIIDSVYGEDGGNLDRLKQISGAKVTVHEPLPGASTRAIVISGTPDETQAAQSLLQAFILNGS; translated from the exons tttgtggtTAAAAGCAATTTCCCCTCTTCTCCACCAAGAAACCAAAGAAACCTTACTACACTCCCTCCTACTTGGATGGCCGACCCGACCCACTTTAACGGACCCTCCAACGGGCCAACCCAGGTCACCTTCCGCCTGCTCTGCCACGCTTCACGCGTCGGCAGCCTCATCGGAAAAGCCGGCGTCGTCATCAAGTCCCTCCAGCAAGCCACGGCGGCCAGAATCCGAATTGACGACGCCCCGCCCGATTCCCCCGACCGGGTCATCCGTATCATCTCCAAGCTCGACGGCGGCGAGGCGCTGCTCCGGGTCTTTGAGAAGGTGCTTGATGTCGCCGCCGAGGCTGACGAGTTTGACGTCCTGGATAGGGTGGTTTGCTGCCGGCTGCTGTCGGACCCTGCCCAGGTCGGCGCCGTCATCGGCAAGGGAGGGAAGGTGGTGGAGAAGATTAGGGCGGAGACTGGTTGTAAGATTAGGGTTTTCAGTGACAAGTTGCCTGCTGGTACTAAACCCTCAGATGAAATCATTGAG ATACAAGGTAAGGTGTCATCTGTGAAGAAGGCCCTTGTGGCTGTTGCTAGCCGGATTGAAGAATGTCTTCCATTTGATAGAACGAAGACGACGGCAAGCAGACCTTATGAAGGGTTTCAGCATGGAACTTTTGATGTTCCAACAGAAACTTGCACAGATAAGCACATAGATCACAGACAGCAGAAGAGCTCTACTTTGCCTGATTTATCGAGTAGGTATAATGGCAATGCCTATGGAGTTAACTCATTGTCAGCTGAAGTCAACAGAGTCTCGGCCCTTGATCCAAGAGCACTTCAGAAGGAAGTTACCTTTAGAATTCTTTGTTCAAATGATAGAGTTGGTGCTGTAATTGGAAAGGGTGGTAGTACTATACGAGCTCTTCAGAATGAAACAGGGGCTAATATAAGTATTGCTCCCCCAGTAGTTGAGTGTGAGGATCGATTAATTACTATTACTGCTTTAGAG AATCCTGAATCAAGGTATCCCTCTCCAGCACAGAAGGCTGTTGTGCTTGTTTTCTCTAGGTCTGTTGAGGCTGGTTTTGACAGGGGGGTAGACTTTGGATCCAAAAAGGAGTCATCTGTTACTGCTCGACTTGTAATACAATCCAACCAAGTAGGTTGTTTAATAGGGAAAGGGGGAGCAATAGTCTCAGAAATGCGGAAGGCCACAGGGACTATGATAAGAGTAATTGCGAACAACCAGTTTCCAAAGTGTACAACAGATAATGATCAATTGGTACAG ATATCAGGACAGTTCTTAAATGTTCAAGATGCATTATATAATGCTACTGGCAGACTGCGAGATAATCTTTTTGTCAGCACACAAAACAACGGTGGATCAAAGAGCCTTTCCTCTCACAGTCTCAGATCCTTGTCTCAAAGTATGGATCATCTTTCACTTTCTCAAAATTCAAATCATCCTTCTTCACCATGGTCATGGACACCAAAG TCAGCGGGCGCGATAAATTCTAGAGGCAGCAATGATGTTGGCAGGGGATTGACTCCTCAAAACGGTGACCTAGAGCTTGTCAG TGGGAGTAAAACCGCCATTGTGAGTAAAACTGCCATTGTGACTAATACAACCGTGGAGATTATGGTTTCCAATGATATCATTGACTCTGTTTACGGAGAAGATGGTGGCAACCTAGATCGATTGAAACAG ATATCTGGTGCTAAGGTTACCGTTCATGAACCTCTTCCTGGGGCAAGCACCAGGGCTATTGTTATATCCGGCACACCTGATGAAACTCAAGCAGCCCAGAGCCTTCTCCAAGCATTTATTCTCAACGGATCATGA